A region from the Geobacter benzoatilyticus genome encodes:
- a CDS encoding septal ring lytic transglycosylase RlpA family protein produces the protein MVSVTRKGRLAIMVIFCQAFFQIQTLSLQAEEIAAKATTEKAASAAEKADGGVKGTASYYAKRYNGRRMTSGKRYDPKQLTAAHPTLPLGTKVKVVNLANNREVTVTITDRCRKRVSHFIDLSRAAARKLGFLGKGVTEVRIITLDEAVS, from the coding sequence TTGGTATCTGTAACCCGGAAAGGGCGCCTGGCCATAATGGTAATTTTCTGCCAGGCGTTTTTCCAGATCCAGACACTGTCCTTGCAAGCAGAAGAAATTGCAGCAAAGGCAACAACGGAGAAGGCCGCATCGGCGGCTGAAAAAGCGGATGGGGGGGTCAAAGGGACCGCCTCGTATTACGCGAAACGTTACAACGGAAGAAGAATGACATCGGGGAAGCGGTACGATCCGAAGCAACTCACTGCCGCGCACCCCACCCTCCCCCTCGGAACAAAGGTCAAGGTTGTAAACCTGGCCAACAACCGGGAGGTGACGGTCACCATAACCGATCGCTGCCGGAAAAGAGTGTCGCATTTTATCGATCTCTCCCGGGCAGCGGCCAGGAAACTTGGCTTCCTCGGCAAAGGGGTAACTGAAGTACGGATCATCACCCTTGACGAAGCGGTATCCTGA
- a CDS encoding outer membrane lipoprotein LolB: MMPIFIPPCRRHFTKPSSLFALLAVLIFITAGCAAVPRPREPFTPGATVETLAASVSLSVKSPEGSSGGTGYLLYRHPDRFHLVMLTPFGSTALEFFARGDRVTVIFPSKGVAFAGAIKDLPAKGGLQGWQMMRWVIEEDPLFVPGTAGTVERTDDKGRETVARYDGEGLLQSKTSEDGKAVYRDYLSAGGVPFPSVIEFSDNQGVEVKISFDEPEVNGPIDDSSLTPNLEGLTLLPLQSMVGN, from the coding sequence ATGATGCCCATATTTATCCCGCCATGCCGCCGCCACTTCACGAAGCCTTCATCATTATTCGCCCTCCTGGCCGTTCTCATCTTCATCACCGCCGGCTGCGCCGCAGTACCGAGGCCCAGAGAGCCGTTCACCCCCGGCGCCACAGTTGAAACCCTGGCGGCGTCGGTATCGCTGTCGGTGAAATCGCCCGAAGGGAGCAGCGGCGGCACCGGCTATCTCCTCTACCGGCACCCCGACCGTTTCCACCTGGTCATGCTCACCCCCTTCGGCTCCACCGCCCTGGAGTTCTTTGCCCGGGGCGACAGGGTCACCGTCATTTTCCCCTCCAAGGGAGTGGCCTTCGCAGGGGCCATCAAGGATCTGCCGGCAAAGGGGGGACTTCAGGGATGGCAAATGATGCGGTGGGTTATTGAAGAAGATCCGCTCTTCGTCCCCGGAACCGCGGGCACCGTCGAGCGGACCGATGACAAGGGGAGGGAAACCGTCGCCCGCTACGACGGGGAAGGGCTCCTCCAGAGCAAGACCTCCGAGGATGGAAAGGCGGTTTACCGCGACTACCTGTCCGCCGGGGGGGTTCCGTTTCCCTCGGTCATCGAATTTAGCGATAACCAGGGGGTTGAAGTGAAAATATCGTTCGATGAGCCGGAAGTGAATGGTCCGATAGACGACTCTTCCCTCACCCCCAACCTGGAGGGACTCACCCTTCTACCGCTGCAAAGCATGGTGGGTAACTAG
- a CDS encoding Glu/Leu/Phe/Val family dehydrogenase — translation MSEIICDDIGPARVIQLYSARERLRAVLVVDNTALGTAIGGVRVSPRVTTGEVLRLARTMTLKNSLAGLPHGGAKAGIIADPATMDKERCFRVFARMIRDCADYIPGPDMGCDETAMACIHDETGRAVGLPQEIGGLPLDKLGATGFGLAESAGIAAPIAGIELSGARVAIQGFGSVGAAAARFLSAKGAVLVAVSDSKGGLHDPEGIDLHALTKAKEESGSVAGHGKGRRIPADELFGVDCDILIPAATPDVIHSGNAGAIAARLILQGANIPATREAEEALHRRGILIVPDFIANAGGVIMAAMEYAGKSEPEAFAAIGSQIRRNTGLVLEKAAAAKILPRAAAVKLATERVRHAMAYRDY, via the coding sequence ATGAGCGAGATTATCTGCGACGATATCGGACCGGCCAGGGTCATCCAGCTTTATTCCGCCAGGGAACGGCTCCGGGCGGTGCTGGTGGTGGACAACACCGCCCTGGGCACAGCCATCGGAGGGGTCAGGGTTTCGCCCCGGGTGACCACCGGGGAGGTATTGCGCCTGGCGCGAACCATGACCCTCAAAAACTCCCTGGCCGGGCTCCCGCACGGCGGTGCCAAGGCGGGAATCATCGCCGATCCGGCAACCATGGACAAGGAGCGCTGCTTCCGGGTCTTTGCCCGAATGATAAGGGATTGTGCCGATTACATCCCCGGTCCGGACATGGGCTGCGATGAAACGGCCATGGCCTGTATCCATGACGAAACCGGCAGGGCGGTGGGACTACCCCAGGAGATCGGGGGGCTTCCCCTGGACAAGCTCGGGGCCACAGGCTTCGGGCTGGCAGAATCTGCCGGGATTGCCGCACCCATAGCCGGTATCGAATTAAGCGGGGCACGGGTGGCGATACAGGGATTCGGAAGCGTCGGGGCGGCCGCCGCCCGCTTTCTGTCCGCAAAGGGTGCGGTCCTGGTGGCGGTGTCTGACTCGAAGGGGGGGCTTCATGATCCCGAAGGAATCGATCTGCATGCCCTGACAAAGGCCAAAGAAGAGTCCGGGAGTGTCGCGGGCCATGGAAAGGGGCGACGGATACCGGCAGATGAGTTGTTCGGCGTGGATTGCGACATACTGATCCCGGCGGCGACTCCGGACGTGATCCACAGCGGCAACGCCGGAGCCATTGCCGCCCGCCTGATTCTGCAGGGCGCGAACATTCCGGCAACCCGCGAGGCCGAGGAGGCGCTTCACCGGCGCGGAATCCTCATCGTACCCGATTTCATTGCCAATGCCGGGGGAGTCATCATGGCAGCAATGGAATATGCCGGCAAAAGCGAGCCGGAAGCCTTCGCAGCCATCGGGAGCCAGATCAGGAGAAACACCGGACTGGTACTGGAGAAAGCGGCAGCCGCCAAGATCCTTCCCCGCGCGGCTGCGGTCAAACTGGCCACGGAGCGGGTACGGCACGCCATGGCATACCGTGACTATTAG
- a CDS encoding putative quinol monooxygenase, with amino-acid sequence MSTVTVVAKVTAQNDAVDAVKTELLKLVPETRKEEGCLEYRLHQDRDDPAVFVFYENWKSLEHLEQHMKSKHFQEYVTAVEDIIAGKAVHVLTEIA; translated from the coding sequence ATGTCAACCGTAACCGTTGTCGCGAAGGTAACCGCCCAAAATGATGCGGTTGATGCCGTCAAAACCGAGCTCCTGAAACTTGTGCCGGAAACCCGCAAGGAGGAAGGATGCCTGGAGTATCGCCTTCATCAGGATCGGGACGACCCGGCGGTCTTCGTCTTTTATGAGAACTGGAAGAGCCTTGAACACCTGGAGCAGCACATGAAATCGAAACACTTCCAGGAATACGTGACGGCAGTCGAGGACATCATTGCCGGAAAAGCTGTTCATGTGTTGACCGAAATCGCTTGA
- a CDS encoding Bcr/CflA family multidrug efflux MFS transporter, translated as MEMTTTAPALTPADMTRRQLARLVLILGALTAFSSMSIDMYLPAFPQIARDLGVSLGTVQLSISAFLFGSAAGQLFYGPLADRWGRRAPLLAGLTLYVAASFGCAAVHTGGGLLFWRVVMAVGGGAGMVISRAVVRDLYDTTEAARMFSLLMLIMGAAPILAPMAGGQLLLVTGWRGIFYFLGIFGIISLAAATAFLPESLPPERRSRRGATEMAAVYGHLLRNRRYLCYAIALGCIAGINFSYISGAPFVFIELNGISPQHFGLFFGANAIGLIGASQVNRRLLRRFSAQRILNAAFTVNGTAALFLTASVFTGIGGFPLQAALLFVCLGATGLLYPNVTALALAPFDKAAGSASALLGTIQYSLGATAGALVGTLHNGTAMPMTATMAACGLMGWWATRTARQTAAEPNS; from the coding sequence ATGGAAATGACCACCACCGCTCCGGCCCTCACGCCGGCTGACATGACCCGGCGCCAACTGGCACGCCTCGTTCTAATCCTCGGGGCGCTGACCGCCTTCAGCTCCATGTCCATCGACATGTATCTTCCCGCCTTCCCGCAGATAGCCAGGGATCTCGGCGTGTCGCTGGGCACGGTGCAGCTTTCCATCTCCGCATTCCTGTTCGGTTCGGCGGCAGGGCAGCTGTTCTACGGCCCGCTGGCCGACAGATGGGGAAGGCGCGCACCCCTCCTTGCGGGGCTGACGCTCTACGTTGCCGCGTCATTCGGATGCGCTGCCGTTCACACGGGCGGCGGACTGCTCTTCTGGCGCGTGGTGATGGCGGTTGGGGGCGGAGCCGGCATGGTCATTTCCCGTGCCGTGGTGCGGGACCTCTACGACACCACCGAAGCGGCGAGAATGTTTTCGCTCCTTATGCTGATCATGGGGGCGGCACCGATCCTGGCCCCCATGGCAGGGGGACAGCTCCTGCTGGTTACCGGCTGGCGGGGAATCTTCTACTTTCTGGGGATTTTCGGCATAATCTCCCTGGCGGCGGCAACGGCATTCCTCCCCGAATCGCTGCCGCCGGAGCGTCGAAGCCGGAGGGGCGCAACCGAGATGGCTGCTGTCTACGGACACCTTCTCCGCAACCGCCGCTACCTCTGCTACGCCATCGCCCTGGGGTGCATCGCCGGCATCAATTTTTCCTACATATCCGGCGCGCCGTTCGTCTTCATCGAACTGAACGGCATCTCTCCCCAGCATTTCGGCCTCTTCTTCGGCGCCAACGCCATTGGGCTGATCGGCGCCTCCCAGGTGAACCGCCGGCTCCTGCGCCGCTTCAGCGCCCAGCGGATACTGAACGCCGCCTTCACCGTCAACGGGACGGCAGCACTTTTCCTCACGGCGTCGGTATTCACAGGAATCGGCGGCTTCCCTCTCCAGGCCGCCCTCCTGTTTGTCTGTCTTGGCGCCACAGGGCTCCTTTATCCCAACGTGACCGCCCTTGCCCTTGCCCCCTTCGACAAGGCGGCAGGAAGCGCATCGGCACTACTGGGGACGATTCAGTATTCCCTGGGGGCAACTGCGGGGGCTCTCGTGGGGACGCTCCACAACGGAACGGCCATGCCGATGACCGCTACCATGGCAGCATGCGGACTGATGGGGTGGTGGGCCACCCGAACGGCAAGACAAACAGCGGCAGAACCAAACTCTTAG
- the glmS gene encoding glutamine--fructose-6-phosphate transaminase (isomerizing), with product MCGIVGYIGAQEATPIILDGLKRLEYRGYDSAGICTLQEGKADKRRSEGKLINLERLIQSNPLIGHIGIGHTRWATHGPPSERNAHPHQAGAIIVVHNGIIENYLELKQRLSATGRVFKSDTDTEVISHLIDDKLAGTGDFEQAVRAALAEVRGAYALCILCEREPGMLIAAKQGSPMVVGLGEGEYFVASDIPAILSHTREMVFMEDGEMVIFRDGQPTFSTVAGAPLDKQPRHIDWSPLMAEKGGYKHFMLKEIFEQPRAVQDTITGRLLEEQGDVRLEEMKLSDGELRGIGRICIVACGTSWHSALVGKFLMEEHCRIPVEVDIASEFRYRNPVIDSKTLLLVISQSGETADTLAALREAKARGAMTAAICNVVDSSIAREAHGVLYTHAGPEIGVASTKAFVTQLVALYLFTIRLGRAVGTIDCERGRAMISGLLKVPGLLEQALETNEQVERIARRYMNARDFLYLGRGMNYPIALEGALKLKEISYIHAEGYPAGEMKHGPIALIDENMPVVVLVPKNATYEKVLSNMEEVIARGGRVIAIYSAGDEAIAKKAEVTLEVPTGDEELAPIILSVPLQLLAYHVAVLKGTDVDQPRNLAKSVTVE from the coding sequence ATGTGTGGAATTGTAGGCTATATCGGCGCCCAGGAGGCGACCCCCATCATCCTCGACGGTCTCAAGCGCCTCGAATACCGGGGATACGACTCGGCGGGGATCTGCACCCTTCAGGAAGGGAAGGCGGACAAGCGGCGCAGCGAAGGGAAGCTCATCAACCTGGAGCGGCTCATCCAGAGCAACCCGCTGATTGGCCATATCGGCATCGGCCACACCCGGTGGGCCACCCACGGCCCCCCCTCGGAGCGCAACGCCCATCCCCACCAGGCCGGCGCCATCATCGTGGTGCACAACGGCATCATCGAGAACTACCTGGAGCTGAAGCAGCGGCTGTCGGCGACGGGGCGGGTATTCAAAAGCGATACCGATACGGAAGTCATCTCGCACCTGATCGATGACAAGCTCGCCGGCACGGGCGACTTCGAGCAGGCTGTCCGGGCGGCCCTGGCAGAGGTGCGCGGCGCCTACGCCCTCTGCATCCTCTGCGAGCGGGAGCCGGGCATGCTCATCGCCGCCAAGCAGGGTTCCCCCATGGTGGTCGGCCTGGGCGAAGGGGAATACTTCGTCGCCTCCGACATCCCCGCCATCCTTTCCCACACCCGGGAGATGGTCTTCATGGAGGATGGCGAGATGGTCATCTTCCGGGACGGGCAGCCCACCTTCTCCACCGTGGCAGGCGCCCCCCTGGACAAGCAGCCGCGCCATATCGACTGGTCCCCGCTCATGGCCGAAAAAGGTGGGTACAAGCACTTCATGCTCAAGGAGATCTTCGAGCAGCCCCGGGCGGTACAGGACACCATCACCGGCCGCCTGCTGGAAGAGCAGGGAGACGTGCGGCTCGAAGAGATGAAACTTTCCGACGGGGAACTGCGCGGAATCGGCCGGATCTGCATCGTCGCCTGCGGCACCTCCTGGCATTCGGCCCTCGTGGGCAAATTCCTCATGGAGGAGCATTGCCGCATCCCGGTGGAGGTGGATATCGCCTCCGAGTTCCGCTACCGCAACCCGGTCATCGACTCCAAGACGCTGCTGCTGGTCATCTCCCAGTCCGGGGAGACCGCCGACACCCTGGCCGCCCTGCGGGAAGCCAAGGCGCGGGGCGCCATGACCGCCGCCATCTGCAACGTGGTGGACTCTTCCATCGCCCGGGAGGCCCACGGCGTCCTCTACACCCATGCCGGCCCCGAGATCGGCGTGGCATCCACCAAGGCCTTCGTCACCCAGCTGGTGGCCCTCTACCTCTTCACCATCCGGCTCGGCCGGGCCGTCGGCACCATCGACTGCGAGCGGGGCCGCGCCATGATCTCCGGCCTGCTCAAGGTACCGGGGCTCCTGGAGCAGGCGCTGGAAACCAACGAGCAGGTGGAGCGGATCGCCCGCCGCTACATGAACGCCCGCGACTTCCTCTACCTGGGGCGGGGCATGAACTACCCCATCGCCCTGGAAGGCGCACTGAAGCTCAAGGAAATTTCCTACATCCACGCCGAGGGGTACCCGGCCGGCGAGATGAAACACGGCCCCATCGCCCTCATCGACGAGAACATGCCGGTGGTGGTCCTTGTGCCGAAAAACGCCACCTACGAGAAGGTCCTCTCCAACATGGAGGAGGTCATCGCCCGGGGCGGCCGGGTCATCGCCATCTACTCCGCCGGCGACGAAGCGATTGCGAAAAAGGCCGAGGTAACCCTGGAGGTCCCCACCGGCGACGAAGAGCTGGCCCCGATCATCCTCTCGGTGCCGCTCCAGCTCCTGGCCTACCACGTTGCGGTCCTCAAGGGGACCGACGTGGATCAGCCGCGTAACCTGGCGAAATCGGTCACGGTGGAGTAG
- the glmU gene encoding bifunctional UDP-N-acetylglucosamine diphosphorylase/glucosamine-1-phosphate N-acetyltransferase GlmU, translated as MGDVAAIILAAGKGTRMKSDLVKVMHPLAGAPMVAWPVEAARQAGTSRMVLVVGHQADAIRNHFEGAEGMAFALQEEQLGTGHAVASAAAALEGFEGRVLILCGDVPLIRPETLRGMIDAQRSTGAALTVLTTRLANPFGYGRIIRGFDGRVIRIVEEKDATPEERGRTEVNAGIYCADAGFLFDAVKRIDNNNAQGEYYLTDIINMANERGLRCTAHPVADQLEVMGVNDRLQLAEAARSARQRINGTLMLDGVTMVDPSATYIDRGVAVARDTTLFPGVQLTGDTRIGEGCVIETGAVIKGSTLGSGCTVEPGAVIRSCRIGNNVVVKAGSVMEDSIIHDHTAIGPMAHLRPGTELMAHVKIGNFVETKKITMGEGSKASHLTYLGDASIGSNVNVGCGTITCNYDGVRKHRTVIEDDVFVGSDVQFVAPVTIGRNSLIAAGTTVTRDVPPDSLAIARAPQVNKDGWKLKQRNQ; from the coding sequence ATGGGCGATGTTGCGGCGATAATCCTTGCCGCCGGCAAGGGAACGAGAATGAAATCAGATCTGGTCAAGGTGATGCATCCCCTGGCCGGCGCGCCGATGGTGGCGTGGCCCGTCGAGGCAGCGCGGCAGGCGGGAACATCCCGCATGGTGCTGGTGGTGGGTCACCAGGCGGACGCCATACGCAACCACTTCGAAGGCGCGGAAGGGATGGCTTTCGCCCTCCAGGAAGAGCAGCTCGGCACCGGCCACGCCGTGGCAAGCGCCGCCGCGGCATTGGAAGGTTTTGAGGGGAGGGTTCTGATTCTCTGCGGCGACGTACCCCTCATCCGGCCCGAAACGCTCCGTGGGATGATCGACGCCCAGCGAAGCACCGGGGCAGCCCTCACGGTCCTCACCACGCGACTCGCGAACCCCTTCGGCTACGGCCGGATCATCCGCGGCTTCGACGGCCGGGTCATCCGCATCGTGGAGGAGAAGGACGCCACCCCCGAAGAACGGGGGCGCACCGAGGTGAACGCCGGAATCTACTGCGCCGACGCAGGATTTCTCTTCGACGCGGTCAAGCGGATCGACAACAACAACGCCCAGGGTGAATACTACCTCACCGACATCATAAACATGGCCAACGAGCGGGGGCTGCGCTGCACCGCCCATCCCGTGGCCGACCAGCTGGAAGTCATGGGAGTGAACGACCGGCTTCAACTGGCTGAAGCGGCGCGGTCGGCACGACAGCGGATCAACGGCACCCTTATGCTCGACGGGGTAACCATGGTGGATCCGTCAGCCACTTACATCGACCGGGGAGTGGCCGTGGCGCGCGACACCACGCTTTTCCCGGGAGTCCAGCTGACCGGCGACACGCGCATCGGCGAAGGCTGCGTGATAGAAACGGGCGCCGTCATCAAGGGGAGCACCCTCGGCAGCGGTTGCACCGTAGAGCCAGGGGCGGTAATCCGGAGCTGCCGGATCGGAAACAATGTGGTCGTGAAAGCAGGCTCGGTCATGGAGGATTCCATCATCCACGACCACACCGCCATCGGTCCCATGGCGCACCTGAGACCCGGCACCGAGCTCATGGCCCACGTGAAGATCGGCAACTTCGTGGAGACCAAGAAGATCACCATGGGCGAAGGCTCCAAGGCGTCCCACCTCACCTACCTGGGTGATGCCTCCATCGGCAGCAACGTCAACGTGGGGTGCGGCACCATCACCTGCAACTACGACGGTGTCCGCAAGCACCGCACCGTCATCGAAGACGATGTCTTCGTCGGCAGCGACGTCCAGTTCGTGGCGCCCGTAACCATCGGCCGCAACTCCCTCATTGCCGCCGGCACCACGGTGACCAGAGACGTCCCCCCCGACTCCCTGGCCATCGCCCGGGCGCCCCAGGTCAACAAGGACGGGTGGAAACTCAAACAGCGGAACCAGTAA
- a CDS encoding MXAN_5187 C-terminal domain-containing protein, with amino-acid sequence MGIPEDIAQFEQSLNELIIKYEQYFLGLEKREPVRLQETVDRLARKYANTKIVNTMLNFKYNSLVAKLNSYRQYWNRTLRLIEEGRYSRDRFRMAIHDRPDQAAKPSQPQPRDETDELYSQFIEARRSCNLPVESVTREMVASAIAKQKPVIAAKYGTDLVEFRIVVENGVPKIKARPRRSP; translated from the coding sequence ATGGGGATTCCGGAAGACATAGCCCAGTTCGAGCAGAGCCTCAATGAACTGATTATCAAGTATGAGCAGTATTTCCTCGGCCTGGAGAAGCGGGAGCCCGTACGCCTCCAGGAGACGGTTGACCGTTTGGCGCGCAAGTACGCCAACACTAAAATCGTCAATACAATGCTGAACTTCAAGTATAATTCCCTCGTGGCGAAGCTTAACTCCTATCGGCAGTACTGGAACCGGACGCTGCGTCTCATCGAGGAGGGGCGGTACTCCCGCGACCGCTTCCGCATGGCTATCCACGATCGTCCCGACCAGGCTGCCAAGCCCAGCCAGCCCCAACCCCGCGACGAGACCGACGAACTCTACAGTCAGTTCATCGAAGCGCGCCGTTCCTGCAATCTTCCCGTCGAATCAGTCACCAGAGAGATGGTCGCGTCCGCAATCGCGAAGCAGAAACCGGTGATTGCAGCCAAGTACGGCACCGACCTCGTGGAATTCCGGATCGTTGTCGAAAACGGCGTGCCGAAGATAAAGGCCCGGCCGCGCCGCTCCCCCTGA
- a CDS encoding B12-binding domain-containing radical SAM protein — translation MKVVLAAIHPSPSPQSVPLANAFLKAYLATDEELASRVEVELCDFYVADPAEACAAEILSHDPDAVGFSLYLWNLDASARLADALRRERPGLVIFAGGPQATADPPGTLAGGGYDFLILGEGEVPFLEMAARLCAGESPRGGAGTAWLEGDQLESRSQRPVAIIDTVPSPFLSGAIDPARHGGLLWQLSRGCDFACEYCFDYKGTKGVRRFSLERIDAELDFLVRGNVPQVFVLDSTFNIDPKRAKTILRMIRKRAPHIHFHFEVRSEFVDREMARLFAGITCSLQIGLQSADPVVLKGIRRHFDPDDFCKRVSMLNESGAVFGFDLIYGLPGDSLAGFRRSIDFAIALYPNHLDIFPLAVLPGTPLAGRAGKAGLAHLAGPPYTVTATPSFPARDMARAARIASACDIFYSRGRAVAWFNGVVAPLALTPSEFLDAFGEWLEREGGAPREEALSDEAIWSLQRAFLRHAFTGKRARLLPAALDLVDYHYHYAAALLAPAPELPTDRSLASMNMLDQRLHLSPSARLARFSYEIADLLEAGDVDLREICACFSPCKSWAVIYPRGGEVFTESLMESYFLLLEGLDGKNRAGDVASRLGLSGEEAAEFLEFAAAEGVVTIKP, via the coding sequence GTGAAGGTCGTTCTTGCCGCAATCCACCCTTCCCCTTCGCCGCAGTCCGTTCCCCTTGCCAATGCATTTCTCAAGGCGTATCTCGCAACGGATGAGGAGCTGGCTTCCCGCGTAGAAGTCGAACTCTGCGACTTTTATGTTGCCGATCCCGCAGAAGCCTGTGCCGCCGAAATTCTCTCCCATGATCCCGATGCCGTGGGTTTTTCCCTCTACCTCTGGAATCTTGACGCATCCGCGAGACTGGCTGATGCGTTGAGGCGGGAGCGGCCGGGGCTCGTGATTTTTGCCGGAGGCCCCCAGGCGACTGCGGACCCCCCTGGTACGCTCGCCGGCGGAGGTTATGATTTCCTGATCCTCGGCGAAGGGGAGGTGCCCTTCCTTGAGATGGCGGCACGCCTCTGCGCCGGGGAGTCCCCCCGTGGCGGCGCCGGGACCGCCTGGCTTGAAGGGGATCAGCTGGAAAGCCGTTCCCAGAGGCCCGTGGCTATCATTGATACTGTGCCGTCGCCGTTCCTTTCGGGGGCGATCGATCCCGCCCGCCATGGCGGGCTCCTCTGGCAACTCTCCAGGGGATGCGACTTCGCCTGCGAATACTGTTTCGACTACAAGGGGACCAAGGGGGTGCGGCGGTTTTCGCTGGAGCGGATCGACGCCGAACTGGACTTTCTCGTGCGTGGCAATGTCCCCCAGGTGTTTGTTCTCGATTCCACCTTCAATATCGACCCGAAGCGGGCAAAAACCATTCTCCGCATGATTCGCAAGCGTGCCCCCCACATTCACTTCCATTTCGAAGTGCGGAGCGAGTTCGTTGACCGGGAGATGGCGCGGCTCTTCGCCGGGATTACCTGCTCGCTCCAGATTGGCCTCCAGAGCGCAGATCCGGTTGTGCTGAAGGGGATCCGGCGCCATTTCGACCCCGATGACTTCTGCAAGCGCGTGTCGATGCTGAACGAAAGCGGCGCCGTCTTCGGCTTTGATCTCATCTATGGGCTCCCCGGCGATTCGCTTGCAGGGTTCAGGCGCTCCATCGATTTTGCCATTGCGCTCTATCCGAACCATCTGGATATCTTCCCCCTTGCTGTCCTCCCCGGTACCCCTCTCGCCGGCCGTGCCGGGAAGGCGGGACTGGCCCACCTTGCAGGCCCTCCCTATACCGTCACCGCTACGCCGTCGTTTCCGGCGCGGGATATGGCGCGCGCCGCCCGGATTGCCTCAGCCTGCGACATCTTCTACAGTCGGGGTAGGGCCGTCGCCTGGTTCAATGGGGTTGTTGCGCCACTTGCCCTGACTCCGTCGGAGTTCCTTGACGCCTTCGGGGAGTGGCTCGAGCGTGAGGGGGGTGCGCCCCGTGAAGAAGCTTTGAGCGATGAGGCGATCTGGTCGCTCCAACGGGCTTTTCTGCGTCATGCCTTTACCGGGAAACGTGCCCGGCTGCTTCCAGCCGCCCTTGATCTGGTCGATTACCACTACCACTATGCAGCCGCACTCCTGGCGCCGGCGCCGGAACTCCCCACCGACCGCAGCCTGGCCTCCATGAATATGCTCGACCAACGCCTGCATCTTTCGCCATCCGCAAGACTTGCCCGATTTTCCTATGAAATTGCCGATCTTCTGGAAGCCGGCGACGTCGATCTGAGAGAAATCTGCGCCTGCTTCTCTCCCTGTAAATCGTGGGCCGTCATTTACCCCCGTGGCGGCGAGGTTTTTACCGAGTCACTCATGGAATCCTATTTCCTGCTGCTCGAAGGGCTTGACGGCAAGAACAGGGCCGGAGATGTCGCGTCACGGCTCGGCCTTTCCGGGGAGGAAGCGGCGGAGTTCCTTGAATTTGCTGCGGCCGAGGGGGTTGTTACCATAAAACCATAG